AGATGATGTCAGATACAGATTTTTTAGAAGACGACTTTATTGTTACAGAAACAATTTATACTGAAGAAAATCTTGAAACTTATCTATTAGAAAATACAGATATAGAATCAATTATAGAATAAAATAATTATGAAAAAAATACTACTCATACTATCACTATTCTTTGGCTTAGTAAGCTTTGCGCAAAGAGGTCAAATGAAAGAACGAATAAAAGCACAAAAAGTAGCTTTTATTACTGAAAAACTAAGTTTAACTGCAGATGAAGCTGAAAAATTTTGGCCAATTTATAATGCTTTTGAAACCACAACAGATAATATTAGGTCAAAAGATCTTAGAGATGTTAAACAATCTGTAAGACGTAATCCTGACATGTCTGACGCTGAAGCTAATAAAGTATTAGACAAACTTCTTAAAGCTGAGAATAATATGCATAAAGCTAAGGTTAAATTAATTTCAGATTTAAAAGGCGTTATACCTGTAAAAAAAATTATTCGTCTCAAAAGAGCCGAAGATGAATTTAACAGAGAGCTATTAAAAAAATTAAGAGATAGACGAAAAAGAGATTAAAAAAAGAAGCCAATTGGCTTCTTTTTTTATCTAAACAGTAGTTTGCTAATTCTTCCTCGACCTGCAGTATAAGCAGTAGAGTCGTTCACAAATCTTAGAGCATAAAAACCTTCATCACTAAGATGTGTCCAAGATTGACCAGCGTCATTACTGTAGTCAATACCTTTAAAACCAACTGCAACTAATTCTTTAGCATTACTATTAGGCACATATTGGACGCAACTACGGTAACCAGGATTTTCTCCATCAGCAACTAATTGCCAGGTTTCCCCACCATCATTTGTTCTTATTTTGTTTCCAATATTTCCATCAGCATCTGTATAATCACCACCAATAGCAAACCCATTTTTTACATCATAAAAATCTAAAGAATATATGCCAGTAGTCGGTTTACCTTGCACAATTGGAGTATTAAAAATCTCCCATGTTTTGCCTTTGTTTGGTGAGTACAAAATGCGGCTAGCCATTCCACCAGTAGCAATCCAAGTTTCGTCACCTACAATGGCAATGTTTGTGTCACTTGCTGCAAAAGCGGCTTCACCTTCAACGGATTTCGGCAAAATATCGCATGATAATTTTTGCCATGATTCACCAGAATCTCTAGTGATAATAATACTTATACAATCGTCAGTTGGATCACCCATTGCGATACCTTCTTTATCATTCCAAAACTTAATTGCATCATAAAAAACCTTGTCGTGACGTTCTTCATAAACCATTTCAACACGTTTTGCCTTTTTGGATAATTTATAAAGTCTTGCTGGGTTTGCAATTGATAAAGCAAATAGATGACCATTAATTTCTTCTACAGCTCTAAAGTGTAAAGGTAAACTATCACCTTTGTAAACGTATTTAAAATGATTTTTACCATTTTTAACTTTAAAATCAGTGATGTCGATTTTTAATTCTTTATTCAATGCTCTTTTACCAAAATGGTCAGCACTTCCGTAAAACAAGTACTCCTCATTAAAATCTATGGCTCTAACGCTTAATGTAGAATCTACCATTATGTCTTCTACAACAATTTTTGAAATTAACTCAGGTCGCTTATAATCTTCTTGACAAGAAAAGAGGCAAATCACAAGAAATATTAAAATAAGGTTTCGCATTGGTTTTTAATTTTTGATAAAATTAATAAAATTAAAATCGTAGTTAATTACTCATTTATTTATCTTTCTACTGTTCAATAAATAAAGAAAAATAGAAGTATTAAACGTTTAATTACAAAGTAATTAATTAGTAGAATCATTAAATAATACTAACTTTGCACGCTGAATTTTTTTATACTATGCGACTACACAGAAACTTATGCTTTGCAGTAATTGATGGCTTACACCTAATCTTTAATGAAGGTGAATATGCCGACAAAGTGGTTCAAAAACTTTTGAAACGCGATAAGCGCTGGGGAAGTCGTGATCGCGGTTTTGTAGCAGAAACGGTGTACCAAATCGTTAGATATAAAAGATTATATGCAGAAATTGCTGATGTTAAGGAGCCTTTTCATAGAGATAATTTATGGCGGATTTTTGCTGTTTGGGCTACATTAAGAGGTATTACACTTCCCGATTGGAAATATTTTACAGATACACCAACACGAAAAATCAAAGGACGTTTTGACGAGCTTTCTAAAACAAGAAAACTAAGAGAATCTGTACCTGATTGGATGGATAACTTAGGACTTGAAGAACTTGGTGAAAAATTATGGACTGCAGAAATAGCTATGCAAAACCAGCAAGCCGATGTTATTCTTAGGGTTAATACTTTAAAGACAAATAAAAAAGATTTGCAAGCCAAATTGGCCTCTGAAGATATTGAAACCGAGTTTTTACCAAATCATCCATCTGCTTTAAAATTAGTAGAACGTGCAAATGTTTTTAAGACTGAAGCTTTTAAAAATGGTTGGTTCGAAGTACAAGACGCTTCTTCACAATTGGTTGCAGATTTTCTAGACGTAAAGCCGGGCATGAAAGTTGTGGATGTTTGTGCAGGTGCTGGTGGTAAAACATTGCATTTGGCGTCTTTAATGGAAAATAAAGGACAAATCATTGCTATGGATATTTACGAGAGTAAATTAAAGAAACTTAAAATACGAGCACGTAGAAACGGTGTTCATAATATTGAGTTAAAGGCAATTGAAAACACAAAACCTGTTAAGAAATTACATGGCAAAGCAGACAGATTATTAATTGACGCACCATGTTCTGGCTTAGGCGTTTTAAGACGTAATCCAGATGCTAAATGGAAATTACAACCTGAATTTATTGAGAATATTAAAAAAACTCAAGAAGAGGTTTTAGAACAATACTCTAAAATGGTAAAAGATGGCGGTAAAATGGTATATGCTACCTGCTCAATTTTACCATCTGAAAATGAAAAACAAGTTGAAAAATTCTTAACTTCGGAAAATGGAAAGAATTTTAAACTTGTAAAAGACAAAAAAATATTAGCCCACAAATCTGGCTTTGATGGTTTTTACATGGCCTTACTGGAAAAAAATTAATTCTTATGAAACACATTTACCAACTCTTTTTATTATTAGCAACTGGTGTTTTTAGCCAAACAGTTGTTCCTCCTGCAAATTTATCTACTTACTACGACAGTAGTAATATAGAATATTCCGCATCAAATTCAGACTTATATGATGAATTAGCAACTATCATTATAGGAAGTCACTCAACCTTCTTAACATATGGGCAAAGACATAATTTTTTATATGACGCAGACACTTCATCTAATGATCCAAATAATGTAACTCTTATTTACAGTGGTGACGTTCAACCAGACGACCAATGGTTATCAGGTAATAATCCTAACACACCTCAGACTTACAATACAGAGCATGTATATCCACGTTCTTTACTAGGCTCTGGAACTGCAGAAGCTGATTTACACTTGTTACGTGCTTGTATCATAAGTGTTAATTCGTTAAGAGGTAATGATCCTTTTAGAGATGGCTCAGGAAACTATTTCTCATCAAATAACGAGTTTTTTCCAGGTAATGACTGGCGTGGAGATGTTGCTAGAATAATAATGTACGTTAATCTTAGGTATAATGAACCATTTACTGATGTGGGTTCGCTTGCTTTATTTTTAGAATGGAACGCCGCTGACCCAGTAGTTGATAACGGAATAGAAGATAACAGAAATACAGTTATAAGCGGAGCACAAGGAAATAGAAATCCATTTGTAGATAATCCTTATTTAGCAACTTTAATTTGGGGAGGCACACCAGCACAAAACAGATGGACAGTTTTATCAACAGAAGATTTTGAGCAAGAGAAAATCAAAGTATACCCAAATCCTGTTCAAGGAAATGAAGTTACAATACTTTCTAACAAAGCGATTATAGCAGAAGTTTATGATGTGCTTGGAAAAAAAGTCAAAAAGCAAAATTTAACATCAAATCAAAAAAAGCTTAATATTGCTAACCTAAAAAAAGGTGTATACTTATTAAGACTAAAAACAGACAATGGCATAGTTACAAAGAAATTAATAAAACAATAATTTATCATTTTAAAAGCGACTCATAAAGTCGCTTTTTTTATGCCTATTTTTGAATACACTAATAATCAAATCATGAAATCAATTTTATTCTCATTTCTTTTTTTATTAACTATAAATTTAAATGCTCAAAAAACTGTTTTTTCAAAAGAATACGGTATCTCACTTACTGTACCTAATGACGTTTACAAATATGAAACTGAAGCAGTAACAGTATTAGGCTACGAGTCCGAAGATGAGAATTTATCAGTAGATATTGAGGTCTTTAACATAAGTGAACAACTAGAAAGCTTTATAAAATCTCAAAAAAATGGTGCCGTCAATACCGCCAAAGGCTTAGGCTTAAAGAAAGTAACTTATGGAGGAATCGTTCCAAATATTAAAAATGCACATTATGCTATTGCCCATGATTATTATGATGGTGAAGATAACCTAGTTTATGTTATTGCTGCCATCAACCCAAAAAAACAATTAGCATACGAAATCACAATTTACATGTACGATAATAATACCTCTGTTGGCAAAGACATTCTTAATAGTTTCAGGCTTATCAATTAATAGTCATTTACAAGTTTTAATAACCCGTGAATAACTCTAAATTTTCGATGGAATAATTTGCTTTTAATAGACTTAAAAAAACTAAATTTACACCTTCATAACTCAACAAAATTCACATAATGATTCATTTCTTCGGAAACCAAAACAGTAACGTATTTGCTGTTCAAGCAACAAAAGAATTATCAACAGAAACCATCTCAAAATTAGTATGGCTATTTGGCGACCAACCAAAAATAGAACAAGCATCAATCGATGCTTTTTTTGTTGGACCACGAGCAGCAATGATTACGCCTTGGAGTACAAATGCTGTCGAAATCACTCAAAACATGGGAGTTTCTGATATAATCCGTATTGAAGAATTTAAAGCTATAGATTCAGACTTTTCAGACTTTGACCCAATGATTTCTGAAAAATATAATAGTTTAACTCAAGATATTTTTACAATAGAAATTCAGCCAGAAGCCATTTTAAATATTGAAGATATTTCAGTATACAACCAACAAGAAGGTTTATCATTAAGTGAAGAAGAAGTTGCGTACTTAGAAGATGTATCAAAGAAAATAGGACGTCCATTAACAGACTCTGAAGTTTTTGGATTTTCTCAAGTAAATTCTGAGCACTGTCGCCATAAAATTTTTAACGGCACATTTGTTATCGATGATGAAGAAAAACCAACATCGCTTTTTAAGTTAATCAAAGAAACTTCGAAACAAAATCCTAACGATATTGTTTCAGCATATAAGGATAACGTAGCGTTTATAAAAGGGCCAAAAGTGGAGCAATTTGCACCAAAACGTGCCGATGTTCCAGATTTTTATACAACTGAAGATTACGATTCTGTAATTTCCCTAAAAGCCGAAACACATAATTTTCCAACAACTGTAGAACCTTTTAACGGTGCAGCCACAGGTTCTGGTGGAGAAATTAGAGACAGACTTGCTGGCGGAAAAGGGTCTCTACCTTTGGCAGGCACAGCGGTTTATATGACTTCATATTCGCGATTAGAGCAAGACAGACCTTGGGAACAAAAATTTGAGGCTCGTAAATGGCTTTATCAAACACCTATTGATATTTTAATTAAAGCATCAAACGGAGCTTCAGACTTTGGAAACAAATTTGGGCAACCGCTTATTTGTGGTTCAGTCTTAACTTTTGAACATGAACAAAATGACAGAAAGTTAGGTTACGACAAAGTTATCATGCAAGCTGGTGGTATTGGTTACGGAAAAGCTGACCAAGCTTTAAAAGACACCCCAGAAACTGGTGATAAAATCGTCATTCTTGGTGGTGAAAATTATCGTATTGGTATGGGTGGCGCAGCCGTTTCATCGGCAGATACTGGTGAGTTTTCTTCAGGAATTGAATTAAACGCTGTGCAACGCTCTAACCCAGAGATGCAAAAACGTGCAGCTAATGCAGTTCGTGGTATGGTTGAAAGCGAAGAGAATTTTATAGTTTCTATTCATGACCATGGTGCTGGTGGACATTTAAATTGCCTATCGGAATTAGTTGAAGATACTGGTGGGAAAATAGACTTAGACAAACTACCTGTTGGTGACCCTACATTATCAGATAAAGAAATTATTGGCAACGAATCTCAAGAACGTATGGGATTAGTTATTGCTGATAAACACCTCGATACATTACACAAAATAGCAGACAGAGAACGCTCGCCAATATACGATGTTGGTGAAGTTACTGGTGACCATAGGTTTACATTCAAGTCTAAAACAAATGGTAATTCGCCAATGGATTTGGCTTTAGAAGACATGTTTGGGAGTTCTCCAAAAACTATAATGACTGACAAAACTGTTGAACGTAATTATGGAGGAATTTCATACAATCCAGATGATATTTACGACTACCTAGACCAAGTGCTTCAGCTTGAAGCTGTAGCATGTAAAGACTGGCTGACTAATAAAGTTGACCGTTGTGTTGGCGGAAAAGTTGCCAAGCAACAATGTGTTGGCGCATTACAATTACCACTAAATAACGTTGGTGTTATGGCACTGGATTATAATGGTAAAGAAGGTATTGCTACCTCAATTGGACACTCGCCTATTTCTGGTTTAATTGACCCTATTGCAGGAAGTCGTAATAGTATTACTGAAGCATTAACCAACATCATTTGGGCACCACTAAAAGATAATTTAAAAAGTGTTTCATTATCTGCAAACTGGATGTGGCCTTGTAAAAATGAAGGTGAAGATGCTAGATTATATGAAGCAGTAAAAGCCATTTCAGAATTCTCTATCGATTTGGGTATTAACGTACCGACTGGTAAAGATTCATTATCAATGAAGCAAAAATACCCAGATGGCGATGTGATTTCTCCTGGTACGGTTATTATTTCTGCTGCTGCAAATTGTAATGATATTACAAATGTGATTGAGCCCGTTTTTCAGCATGGAAAAGGAGATATTTATTACATCAACATATCTCAAGACAATTTTAAACTAGGAGGAAGTTCATTCGCTCAAATCAACAATAAAATTGGCAGTAATACGCCAAGTGTAAAAAGCGCAGCTTACGTAAAAACTGTCTTTAACACAACACAGAAACTAATAAAAACTAAGAAAATTGTTGCAGGACATGATGTTGCTT
This DNA window, taken from Winogradskyella sp. PC-19, encodes the following:
- a CDS encoding sensor of ECF-type sigma factor, which codes for MKKILLILSLFFGLVSFAQRGQMKERIKAQKVAFITEKLSLTADEAEKFWPIYNAFETTTDNIRSKDLRDVKQSVRRNPDMSDAEANKVLDKLLKAENNMHKAKVKLISDLKGVIPVKKIIRLKRAEDEFNRELLKKLRDRRKRD
- a CDS encoding RsmB/NOP family class I SAM-dependent RNA methyltransferase encodes the protein MRLHRNLCFAVIDGLHLIFNEGEYADKVVQKLLKRDKRWGSRDRGFVAETVYQIVRYKRLYAEIADVKEPFHRDNLWRIFAVWATLRGITLPDWKYFTDTPTRKIKGRFDELSKTRKLRESVPDWMDNLGLEELGEKLWTAEIAMQNQQADVILRVNTLKTNKKDLQAKLASEDIETEFLPNHPSALKLVERANVFKTEAFKNGWFEVQDASSQLVADFLDVKPGMKVVDVCAGAGGKTLHLASLMENKGQIIAMDIYESKLKKLKIRARRNGVHNIELKAIENTKPVKKLHGKADRLLIDAPCSGLGVLRRNPDAKWKLQPEFIENIKKTQEEVLEQYSKMVKDGGKMVYATCSILPSENEKQVEKFLTSENGKNFKLVKDKKILAHKSGFDGFYMALLEKN
- a CDS encoding endonuclease, which encodes MKHIYQLFLLLATGVFSQTVVPPANLSTYYDSSNIEYSASNSDLYDELATIIIGSHSTFLTYGQRHNFLYDADTSSNDPNNVTLIYSGDVQPDDQWLSGNNPNTPQTYNTEHVYPRSLLGSGTAEADLHLLRACIISVNSLRGNDPFRDGSGNYFSSNNEFFPGNDWRGDVARIIMYVNLRYNEPFTDVGSLALFLEWNAADPVVDNGIEDNRNTVISGAQGNRNPFVDNPYLATLIWGGTPAQNRWTVLSTEDFEQEKIKVYPNPVQGNEVTILSNKAIIAEVYDVLGKKVKKQNLTSNQKKLNIANLKKGVYLLRLKTDNGIVTKKLIKQ
- the purL gene encoding phosphoribosylformylglycinamidine synthase, which gives rise to MIHFFGNQNSNVFAVQATKELSTETISKLVWLFGDQPKIEQASIDAFFVGPRAAMITPWSTNAVEITQNMGVSDIIRIEEFKAIDSDFSDFDPMISEKYNSLTQDIFTIEIQPEAILNIEDISVYNQQEGLSLSEEEVAYLEDVSKKIGRPLTDSEVFGFSQVNSEHCRHKIFNGTFVIDDEEKPTSLFKLIKETSKQNPNDIVSAYKDNVAFIKGPKVEQFAPKRADVPDFYTTEDYDSVISLKAETHNFPTTVEPFNGAATGSGGEIRDRLAGGKGSLPLAGTAVYMTSYSRLEQDRPWEQKFEARKWLYQTPIDILIKASNGASDFGNKFGQPLICGSVLTFEHEQNDRKLGYDKVIMQAGGIGYGKADQALKDTPETGDKIVILGGENYRIGMGGAAVSSADTGEFSSGIELNAVQRSNPEMQKRAANAVRGMVESEENFIVSIHDHGAGGHLNCLSELVEDTGGKIDLDKLPVGDPTLSDKEIIGNESQERMGLVIADKHLDTLHKIADRERSPIYDVGEVTGDHRFTFKSKTNGNSPMDLALEDMFGSSPKTIMTDKTVERNYGGISYNPDDIYDYLDQVLQLEAVACKDWLTNKVDRCVGGKVAKQQCVGALQLPLNNVGVMALDYNGKEGIATSIGHSPISGLIDPIAGSRNSITEALTNIIWAPLKDNLKSVSLSANWMWPCKNEGEDARLYEAVKAISEFSIDLGINVPTGKDSLSMKQKYPDGDVISPGTVIISAAANCNDITNVIEPVFQHGKGDIYYINISQDNFKLGGSSFAQINNKIGSNTPSVKSAAYVKTVFNTTQKLIKTKKIVAGHDVASGGLITTLLELCFAENNLGAELDLTALQQKDSIKVLFAENSGIVFQSSDNSIEAELSAANIDFHNIGKVTKSDTLSVINQNDVFTMTVSRLRDMWYKTSYLLDQKQTANGLAKDRFKNYKNQPLAYTFPEKFTGVLEDYKNNTNKPKAAIIREKGSNSEREMANAMYLAGFDVKDVHMTDLISGRETLEDIQFIGAVGGFSNSDVLGSAKGWAGAFKYNEKANKALKNFFKREDTLSVGICNGCQLWMELDLINPDHDLHGKMTYNNSGKHESAFTSVEVQENNSIMLSTLTGTTLGVWISHGEGKFSLPYSEDKYDIVAKYAYEAYPHNPNGSDFNTAMLCDKTGRHLVTMPHIERSTFPWNWANYPTDRNDKVSPWLEAFVNARLWIEKQ
- a CDS encoding WD40/YVTN/BNR-like repeat-containing protein, whose product is MRNLILIFLVICLFSCQEDYKRPELISKIVVEDIMVDSTLSVRAIDFNEEYLFYGSADHFGKRALNKELKIDITDFKVKNGKNHFKYVYKGDSLPLHFRAVEEINGHLFALSIANPARLYKLSKKAKRVEMVYEERHDKVFYDAIKFWNDKEGIAMGDPTDDCISIIITRDSGESWQKLSCDILPKSVEGEAAFAASDTNIAIVGDETWIATGGMASRILYSPNKGKTWEIFNTPIVQGKPTTGIYSLDFYDVKNGFAIGGDYTDADGNIGNKIRTNDGGETWQLVADGENPGYRSCVQYVPNSNAKELVAVGFKGIDYSNDAGQSWTHLSDEGFYALRFVNDSTAYTAGRGRISKLLFR